A genomic region of Methanobacterium formicicum DSM 3637 contains the following coding sequences:
- a CDS encoding DUF4013 domain-containing protein — MKIGEIVKDSIRYPFSHWKSFLILGIITTLAASRSISQLFGLNTGLALFLGMLGMFGLLFGILIEGYEIRILKSSQAGFTELPDFDDWFDMIINGIKAILVRIIYFIPLFLIIVVSAISLGLSSGFLRFNTLTTFLVVLSMVVLLYFLIVYPILLMALSNMAFYGKLESAFEFRQIINKISSIGWKNFILWYIVTGIICLIIIFIGALIEALFVLIQLKIVGVLLVSLIVIPYLIIYLFRSTALFYLSDDPGFLECQNCGGYYQLQAGESPEDFEKCQCGGTLKHTTHMPSDTQSEGSNFDVRSFIKRKKTLILVGVLALIIIAIPVILLQNTPHNFVTTEKTLIGSYDASQLDSSSTLGTFVAIPPGTTKTTVEYNLSWTPAFAGVNGMIITGYNTNVTSHWGAPDNRNIIYTEGVTFHDNDQADKNGILTIDNSAIKSIVISGNGVKGTVNVYAYKTKLAV, encoded by the coding sequence ATGAAAATTGGGGAAATTGTTAAGGATTCTATTAGATATCCGTTTTCACATTGGAAGAGTTTTCTAATTTTAGGGATTATCACAACTTTAGCCGCTTCGAGATCTATTTCACAGTTATTTGGATTGAATACTGGGCTTGCTCTTTTTTTAGGCATGTTAGGCATGTTTGGACTGTTATTTGGAATATTGATAGAGGGTTACGAAATCAGAATTTTAAAGTCATCACAAGCTGGCTTTACTGAACTTCCTGACTTTGATGATTGGTTTGATATGATCATAAACGGTATCAAGGCGATTCTTGTCCGTATTATATATTTTATTCCATTATTTTTAATTATAGTCGTGAGCGCAATCTCTTTAGGTCTTTCTTCTGGCTTTTTAAGATTTAATACCCTTACGACATTTCTTGTGGTTTTATCCATGGTTGTATTATTGTATTTTTTGATAGTTTACCCAATATTATTAATGGCTTTATCAAATATGGCATTTTACGGTAAACTGGAGTCTGCATTTGAATTTCGTCAAATAATTAATAAAATTTCCAGTATTGGATGGAAGAATTTTATATTATGGTACATAGTTACTGGAATTATCTGTTTAATCATAATTTTCATTGGTGCTTTAATTGAGGCACTTTTCGTTTTAATCCAGCTTAAAATAGTGGGTGTGCTTCTGGTTTCTTTAATTGTCATCCCCTACCTAATCATTTACCTTTTCAGATCAACTGCGTTATTTTATCTATCTGATGATCCTGGGTTTTTAGAATGCCAAAACTGCGGAGGATATTACCAATTACAAGCTGGAGAATCCCCTGAAGATTTCGAAAAATGCCAGTGCGGGGGTACTCTAAAACATACCACACACATGCCATCTGATACGCAATCAGAGGGCTCAAACTTTGATGTACGCAGTTTTATAAAAAGAAAAAAGACTTTAATCCTGGTTGGAGTATTGGCTCTTATTATCATAGCAATACCTGTTATATTGCTCCAGAACACACCCCATAATTTTGTAACCACTGAAAAAACTTTAATAGGGTCTTATGATGCAAGTCAATTAGATTCATCAAGCACATTAGGTACATTTGTTGCTATACCACCCGGAACAACAAAGACTACAGTAGAATACAATTTATCATGGACACCAGCATTTGCAGGTGTTAACGGTATGATAATAACGGGATATAACACCAATGTAACTTCTCATTGGGGTGCCCCGGATAATAGGAATATAATTTACACGGAAGGAGTTACCTTCCATGATAATGACCAGGCCGATAAAAACGGAATTTTAACCATAGATAATTCCGCCATCAAGAGTATTGTAATTTCAGGAAATGGAGTTAAAGGCACAGTCAATGTTTATGCCTATAAAACAAAACTGGCAGTTTAG
- a CDS encoding EFR1 family ferrodoxin (N-terminal region resembles flavodoxins. C-terminal ferrodoxin region binds two 4Fe-4S clusters.), with amino-acid sequence MNKTEIYYFSGTGNSLVVARDLAKRMEGNLISITSVMDKKRITTDADVIGIVFPVYYLGTVNIPLVVQRFVMKLDEISTKYIFAVCTYGGGSGSTLKILDEMIKARGGHLASGFGVQMPQNAFRKPFENKTKLYNNWKEKKLDFIQGRVQEKNEGGFDRDGPFIKLFLNILSVMMNNHYLKPFFINPMKSTAKLSKDADLTMDEIIPLMDRSYHTDEHCTGCQTCLNVCKVHNIEMVDNKPEWQHHCENCLACIKWCPQQAIHGYGELPKSYHHPEVKISDMTTPKK; translated from the coding sequence ATGAATAAAACAGAAATTTATTATTTTTCAGGCACAGGGAATTCTCTTGTTGTTGCCAGGGATCTTGCCAAGAGAATGGAAGGAAATTTAATATCCATAACTTCCGTGATGGATAAGAAAAGAATAACAACTGATGCCGATGTAATTGGAATTGTATTTCCAGTTTATTATCTGGGAACAGTCAACATTCCCCTGGTTGTCCAGCGATTTGTCATGAAACTGGATGAAATAAGTACAAAATACATTTTTGCAGTATGTACCTATGGTGGAGGGTCCGGCTCCACACTGAAAATACTGGATGAGATGATCAAAGCACGCGGTGGCCATCTTGCATCAGGATTTGGCGTTCAAATGCCTCAAAACGCTTTTAGGAAACCATTTGAGAATAAAACAAAACTTTACAATAACTGGAAAGAGAAAAAACTTGACTTTATTCAGGGACGGGTCCAAGAGAAAAATGAAGGAGGGTTTGATAGAGATGGCCCATTCATTAAATTGTTTTTGAATATTTTGAGTGTAATGATGAATAACCATTATTTAAAACCATTTTTCATAAATCCAATGAAAAGTACTGCAAAGCTTTCAAAAGACGCAGATCTTACAATGGATGAAATTATACCCTTAATGGACAGAAGTTATCATACTGATGAGCATTGCACAGGCTGCCAAACGTGTTTAAATGTTTGTAAAGTTCATAATATCGAAATGGTTGATAATAAGCCAGAATGGCAGCACCACTGTGAGAATTGCCTGGCATGCATTAAATGGTGCCCCCAACAGGCCATACATGGATATGGTGAACTACCTAAAAGCTATCATCACCCTGAAGTGAAAATTTCAGACATGACCACTCCCAAAAAATAA
- the bsh gene encoding choloylglycine hydrolase — protein sequence MCTTFSIQTEDGNNFVGRNLDLAYNVNEYPIILPRNYLLQDKVTGDMQITSKAIIGIGTVIDNHPSMVDAMNENGLVCAGLNFEGFAHFEEKPVPGKTNITPYDFIYWVVSNYDTIDEVKSALSNIDLVDVPLNDQTPVPTLHWMITDKTGSSIVVEKTKEQLAVYDNPVGVMTNQPTFDWHLMNLNRYISINPNQPEPVKWSDQLLQIHGVGAGTLGLPGDSHSVSRFVRIAYARAHMPVLEDDISAVTQCMHMLDYVKMVKAGVLTEGMAEKTTYSACMDQENGIYYYKNYGNSRINAVNMHKEELDGDEVIKCPYLTTQDINYQN from the coding sequence ATGTGTACAACATTTAGTATACAAACAGAAGATGGAAATAACTTTGTTGGACGAAATTTAGATTTAGCATATAATGTAAATGAATATCCTATAATTCTTCCGAGAAATTACCTTCTCCAGGATAAAGTTACTGGAGATATGCAAATCACCAGCAAAGCAATTATTGGTATTGGAACGGTGATAGACAACCATCCTTCAATGGTTGATGCCATGAATGAAAATGGACTAGTCTGTGCTGGTCTGAATTTTGAAGGATTCGCACATTTTGAAGAAAAACCAGTGCCTGGAAAAACAAATATCACACCCTACGACTTCATTTACTGGGTGGTCTCTAACTACGATACAATTGATGAAGTTAAGAGTGCTCTTTCTAACATAGATTTAGTAGATGTGCCCTTAAATGACCAGACACCAGTTCCCACACTCCACTGGATGATAACTGATAAAACTGGTTCGTCAATTGTAGTTGAAAAAACTAAAGAACAACTCGCAGTCTATGATAATCCTGTGGGAGTAATGACCAATCAACCTACCTTTGACTGGCATTTGATGAATCTAAACAGATACATATCTATTAATCCTAATCAACCTGAACCAGTCAAGTGGAGTGACCAGTTGTTGCAAATTCATGGTGTTGGAGCTGGTACTCTGGGACTACCAGGAGACTCGCATAGCGTTTCAAGATTTGTGAGAATTGCCTATGCCAGAGCACATATGCCAGTTCTGGAAGATGATATCAGTGCTGTGACCCAATGCATGCACATGCTTGACTATGTGAAAATGGTAAAAGCAGGGGTTTTAACAGAGGGAATGGCAGAAAAAACAACCTACTCTGCTTGTATGGATCAAGAAAACGGCATCTATTATTACAAAAATTATGGAAATAGCCGAATAAATGCGGTTAATATGCATAAAGAAGAATTGGATGGTGATGAAGTAATCAAATGCCCTTATTTAACAACACAGGATATAAATTATCAAAATTAA